A single window of Streptomyces aquilus DNA harbors:
- the metK gene encoding methionine adenosyltransferase yields MSRRLFTSESVTEGHPDKIADQISDTILDALLREDPTSRVAVETLITTGLVHVAGEVTTKAYAPIPQLVRDKILAIGYDSSKKGFDGASCGVSVSIGSQSPDIAQGVDTAYESRVEGDEDELDKQGAGDQGLMFGYATDETPTLMPLPIFLAHRLSNRLSEVRKNGTIPYLRPDGKTQVTIEYDGDKAVRLDTVVVSSQHASDIDLESLLAPDIREFVVEPELKALLDEGIKLETEGYRLLVNPTGRFEIGGPMGDAGLTGRKIIIDTYGGMARHGGGAFSGKDPSKVDRSAAYAMRWVAKNVVAAGLASRCEVQVAYAIGKAEPVGLFVETFGTAKVEAEKIEKAIDEVFDLRPAAIIRDLDLLRPIYAQTAAYGHFGRELPDFTWEKTDRVEALRKAAGL; encoded by the coding sequence GTGTCCCGTCGTCTCTTCACCTCGGAGTCCGTGACCGAGGGTCACCCCGACAAGATCGCTGACCAGATCAGCGACACCATTCTCGACGCGCTCCTGCGCGAGGACCCGACCTCTCGGGTCGCGGTCGAGACCCTGATCACGACCGGCCTGGTGCACGTGGCCGGTGAGGTCACCACCAAGGCGTACGCCCCGATCCCGCAGCTGGTGCGGGACAAGATCCTCGCGATCGGTTACGACTCCTCCAAGAAGGGCTTCGACGGCGCTTCTTGTGGCGTGTCCGTGTCGATCGGCTCGCAGTCCCCCGACATCGCCCAGGGCGTCGACACCGCCTACGAGTCCCGCGTCGAGGGCGACGAGGACGAGCTGGACAAGCAGGGCGCCGGCGACCAGGGCCTGATGTTCGGCTACGCGACCGACGAGACGCCGACGCTGATGCCGCTGCCGATCTTCCTGGCGCACCGTCTGTCGAACCGTCTGTCCGAGGTCCGCAAGAACGGCACGATCCCCTACCTGCGCCCCGACGGCAAGACGCAGGTCACCATCGAGTACGACGGTGACAAGGCCGTCCGCCTCGACACGGTCGTGGTCTCCTCGCAGCACGCGTCGGACATCGACCTGGAGTCCCTGCTGGCCCCCGACATCCGCGAGTTCGTGGTGGAGCCGGAGCTGAAGGCGCTCCTCGACGAGGGCATCAAGCTGGAGACCGAGGGCTACCGCCTGCTGGTCAACCCGACCGGCCGCTTCGAGATCGGCGGCCCGATGGGCGACGCCGGCCTCACCGGCCGCAAGATCATCATCGACACCTACGGCGGCATGGCCCGCCACGGTGGCGGCGCCTTCTCCGGCAAGGACCCGTCCAAGGTCGACCGCTCCGCCGCGTACGCGATGCGCTGGGTCGCCAAGAACGTCGTCGCGGCGGGCCTCGCCTCCCGCTGCGAGGTGCAGGTCGCGTACGCGATCGGCAAGGCCGAGCCGGTCGGTCTCTTCGTGGAGACCTTCGGCACCGCCAAGGTCGAGGCCGAGAAGATCGAGAAGGCCATCGACGAGGTCTTCGACCTCCGCCCGGCCGCGATCATCCGCGACCTGGACCTGCTCCGCCCGATCTACGCCCAGACGGCGGCGTACGGCCACTTCGGCCGTGAGCTGCCCGACTTCACGTGGGAGAAGACGGACCGGGTGGAGGCACTGCGGAAGGCTGCGGGGCTTTAA
- the coaBC gene encoding bifunctional phosphopantothenoylcysteine decarboxylase/phosphopantothenate--cysteine ligase CoaBC codes for MDKPRVVLGVSGGIAAYKACELLRRLTESGHDVRVVPTASALHFVGAATWSALSGHPVSTEVWDDVHEVPHVRIGQHADLVVVAPATADMLAKAAHGLADDLLTNTLLTARCPVVFAPAMHTEMWEHPATQENVATLRRRGAVVIEPAVGRLTGVDTGKGRLPDPGEIFEVCRRVLARGVREPDLAGRHVVVSAGGTREPLDPVRFLGNRSSGKQGYALARTAAARGARVTLVAANTGLPDPAGVDVVPVGTAVQMREAVLKAAADADAVVMAAAVADFRPENYATGKIKKKDGQEPDPIVLVRNPDILAEISADRARDGQVIVGFAAETDDVLANGRTKLARKGCDLLVVNEVGERKTFGAEENEAVVLGADGSETPVPHGPKEALAEIVWDLVAGRLG; via the coding sequence GTGGACAAGCCGAGGGTCGTGCTGGGGGTCAGCGGTGGCATCGCCGCGTACAAGGCCTGTGAGCTGCTGCGGAGACTGACGGAGTCGGGCCATGACGTGCGCGTGGTCCCCACCGCCTCCGCGCTGCACTTCGTGGGCGCGGCGACCTGGTCCGCCCTGTCCGGCCACCCCGTCTCCACCGAGGTGTGGGACGACGTCCACGAGGTGCCGCACGTCCGCATCGGCCAGCACGCCGACCTGGTCGTCGTGGCCCCGGCGACGGCCGACATGCTCGCCAAGGCGGCCCACGGCCTGGCGGACGACCTGCTCACCAACACGCTCCTGACCGCCCGCTGTCCGGTCGTCTTCGCCCCGGCCATGCACACGGAGATGTGGGAACACCCGGCCACCCAGGAGAACGTGGCGACGCTGCGCCGCCGCGGCGCCGTCGTCATCGAGCCCGCCGTCGGGCGGCTCACCGGCGTCGACACCGGCAAGGGCCGGCTGCCCGACCCGGGGGAGATCTTCGAGGTGTGCCGCCGGGTCCTCGCGCGCGGAGTGCGGGAGCCCGATCTCGCCGGCCGCCATGTCGTCGTCAGCGCCGGCGGCACCCGAGAGCCGCTCGACCCCGTCCGCTTCCTCGGCAACCGCTCCTCCGGCAAGCAGGGGTACGCCCTCGCCCGCACCGCCGCCGCGCGCGGTGCCCGGGTCACCCTCGTCGCCGCGAACACCGGCCTGCCGGACCCGGCGGGCGTCGACGTCGTCCCGGTCGGCACCGCCGTACAGATGCGCGAGGCGGTGCTGAAGGCGGCCGCGGACGCCGACGCGGTGGTGATGGCGGCGGCGGTCGCGGACTTCCGACCCGAGAACTACGCGACCGGGAAGATCAAGAAGAAGGACGGCCAGGAGCCGGACCCCATCGTGCTGGTGCGGAATCCGGACATCCTGGCCGAGATCTCGGCCGACCGCGCCCGCGACGGACAGGTCATCGTCGGCTTCGCCGCCGAGACGGACGACGTGCTGGCCAACGGCCGCACCAAGCTCGCCCGCAAGGGCTGCGACCTCCTCGTCGTCAACGAGGTGGGGGAGCGCAAGACTTTCGGGGCGGAGGAGAACGAAGCGGTGGTGCTCGGCGCCGACGGCAGCGAGACGCCGGTTCCGCACGGGCCGAAGGAGGCGTTGGCCGAAATCGTGTGGGACCTGGTGGCCGGGCGCCTGGGCTGA
- the rpoZ gene encoding DNA-directed RNA polymerase subunit omega: MSSSITAPEGIINPPIDELLEATDSKYSLVIYAAKRARQINAYYSQLGEGLLEYVGPLVDTHVHEKPLSIALREINAGLLTSEAVEGPAQ, from the coding sequence GTGTCCTCTTCCATCACCGCGCCCGAGGGCATCATCAACCCTCCGATCGACGAGCTCCTCGAGGCCACCGACTCGAAGTACAGCCTCGTGATCTACGCGGCCAAGCGCGCCCGTCAGATCAACGCGTACTACTCGCAGCTCGGCGAGGGCCTCCTCGAGTACGTCGGTCCGCTCGTCGACACCCACGTCCACGAGAAGCCGCTCTCGATCGCGCTCCGCGAGATCAACGCGGGTCTGCTGACGTCCGAGGCCGTCGAGGGCCCGGCGCAGTAG
- the gmk gene encoding guanylate kinase — protein MAATFRGTTPEPPDVRPRLTVLSGPSGVGKSTVVAHMRKEHPEVWLSVSATTRKPRPGEKHGVHYFFVSDEEMDKLIANGELLEWAEFAGNRYGTPRQAVLERLEAGEGVLLEIDLQGARQVRESMPEAQLVFLAPPSWDELVRRLTGRGTEPPEVIERRLDAAKVELAAEPEFDETLVNTSVEDVARELLALMDVV, from the coding sequence ATGGCTGCAACATTCCGGGGGACGACCCCCGAGCCCCCGGACGTACGTCCGCGGCTGACCGTGCTCTCCGGCCCCTCAGGGGTCGGCAAGAGCACGGTCGTCGCCCATATGCGCAAGGAACACCCCGAGGTCTGGCTCTCGGTGTCGGCGACGACCCGCAAGCCCCGCCCCGGCGAGAAGCACGGCGTCCACTACTTCTTCGTCAGCGACGAGGAGATGGACAAGCTGATCGCCAACGGCGAGCTGCTGGAGTGGGCCGAGTTCGCCGGCAACCGCTACGGCACCCCGCGCCAGGCCGTCCTGGAGCGGCTGGAGGCGGGAGAGGGCGTCCTGCTGGAGATCGACCTCCAGGGTGCCCGGCAGGTCCGGGAGTCCATGCCCGAGGCCCAGCTGGTGTTCCTGGCCCCTCCCTCCTGGGACGAGCTCGTGCGCAGACTCACCGGACGCGGTACCGAGCCGCCCGAGGTGATCGAGCGCCGTCTCGACGCCGCGAAGGTGGAGCTGGCGGCCGAGCCCGAGTTCGACGAGACCCTGGTCAACACCTCCGTCGAGGACGTGGCGCGCGAGCTGCTAGCCTTGATGGACGTTGTGTGA
- a CDS encoding integration host factor: MALPPLTPEQRAAALEKAAAARRERAEVKNRLKHSGASLHEVIKQGQENDVIGKMKVSALLESLPGVGKVRAKQIMERLGISESRRVRGLGSNQIASLEREFGSTGS, translated from the coding sequence GTGGCTCTTCCGCCCCTTACCCCTGAACAGCGCGCAGCCGCGCTCGAAAAGGCCGCCGCGGCTCGCCGGGAGCGGGCCGAGGTCAAGAATCGACTCAAGCACTCCGGCGCCTCTCTTCATGAGGTCATCAAGCAGGGCCAGGAGAACGACGTCATCGGCAAGATGAAGGTCTCCGCGCTGCTCGAGTCCCTGCCGGGCGTGGGCAAGGTCCGCGCCAAGCAGATCATGGAGCGACTCGGTATCTCCGAGAGCCGCCGCGTGCGTGGTCTCGGCTCGAACCAGATCGCTTCCCTGGAGCGTGAGTTCGGCAGCACCGGCTCCTGA
- the pyrF gene encoding orotidine-5'-phosphate decarboxylase, translating to MTDSFGTRLRRAMDERGPLCVGIDPHASLLTEWGLNDDVAGLERFSRTVVEALADRVAVFKPQAAFFERFGSRGVAVLEKTVEEARKGGALIVMDAKRGDIGSTMAAYAEAFLRKDSPLFSDALTVSPYLGYGSLSPAIALARESGAGLFVLALTSNPEGGEVQHAVRADGRNVGATMLAHLAAENEGEEPLGSFGAVVGATLGDLSSYDLDINGPLLAPGIGAQGATPADLPAVFGGVLRNVLPNVSRGVLRHGPDVGALRESAERFAEEIKAAVALV from the coding sequence ATGACCGACTCTTTCGGCACCCGCCTGCGCCGGGCCATGGACGAGCGCGGCCCGCTGTGCGTCGGTATCGACCCGCACGCCTCCCTGCTCACCGAGTGGGGCCTCAACGACGACGTGGCCGGCCTGGAGCGGTTCAGCCGTACGGTCGTGGAGGCGCTGGCCGACCGGGTCGCCGTCTTCAAGCCGCAGGCCGCGTTCTTCGAGCGCTTCGGCTCGCGCGGCGTGGCCGTCCTGGAGAAGACCGTCGAGGAGGCGCGCAAGGGCGGCGCGCTGATCGTCATGGACGCCAAGCGCGGCGACATCGGCTCGACCATGGCGGCGTACGCCGAGGCCTTCCTGCGCAAGGACTCGCCGCTGTTCTCCGACGCGCTGACCGTCTCGCCGTACCTCGGCTACGGCTCGCTCTCGCCGGCGATCGCGCTGGCGCGGGAGAGCGGCGCGGGCCTGTTCGTGCTGGCGCTGACCTCCAACCCCGAGGGCGGCGAGGTGCAGCACGCGGTCCGCGCGGACGGCCGTAACGTCGGCGCGACGATGCTGGCGCACCTCGCGGCCGAGAACGAGGGCGAGGAGCCTCTCGGCTCCTTCGGGGCGGTCGTCGGCGCCACACTCGGCGATCTGTCCTCCTACGACCTGGACATCAACGGCCCGCTCCTCGCGCCCGGCATCGGCGCCCAGGGGGCCACCCCCGCCGATCTGCCGGCGGTGTTCGGCGGGGTGCTGCGCAACGTCCTGCCCAATGTCAGCCGGGGCGTGCTGCGGCACGGTCCCGACGTCGGCGCGCTGCGGGAGTCCGCGGAGCGGTTCGCGGAGGAGATCAAGGCGGCCGTGGCGCTCGTATGA
- a CDS encoding quinone-dependent dihydroorotate dehydrogenase — MYKIFFNLVFKRMDAEKAHYLAFRWIRLAVRIPVLRTFVAAALAPRHKELRTEAFGLRMHGPFGLAAGFDKNAVAIDGMSMLGFDHVEIGTVTGEAQPGNPKKRLFRLVKDRALINRMGFNNEGSLAVAARLASRTPVFKTVVGVNIGKTKVVPEAEAAADYVKSTERLAPYADYLVVNVSSPNTPGLRNLQATESLRPLLSAVREAADRTVPSRRVPLLVKIAPDLADEDVDAVADLAVELGLDGIIATNTTIAREGLGLTSEPSLVKETGGLSGAPLKARSLEVLRRLYARVGDRITLVGVGGIENAEDAWQRILAGATLVQGYSAFIYEGPFWGRAIHKGLAARLRTSPYATLADAVGADVRETA, encoded by the coding sequence ATGTACAAGATCTTCTTCAACCTCGTCTTCAAACGCATGGACGCCGAGAAGGCCCACTACCTGGCCTTCCGCTGGATCCGGCTGGCCGTCAGGATCCCGGTCCTGCGCACGTTCGTCGCGGCGGCCCTCGCGCCCCGCCACAAGGAACTCCGCACCGAGGCCTTCGGTCTCCGGATGCACGGCCCCTTCGGGCTCGCCGCCGGCTTCGACAAGAACGCGGTCGCGATCGACGGCATGTCGATGCTCGGCTTCGACCACGTCGAGATCGGCACCGTGACCGGGGAGGCCCAGCCCGGCAACCCCAAGAAGCGGCTGTTCCGGCTCGTGAAGGACCGTGCGCTCATCAACCGCATGGGCTTCAACAACGAGGGCTCGCTGGCCGTTGCCGCCCGCCTGGCGTCCCGTACACCCGTCTTCAAGACCGTCGTGGGCGTCAACATCGGCAAGACCAAGGTCGTACCGGAGGCCGAGGCCGCCGCCGACTACGTGAAGTCGACCGAGCGGCTCGCGCCGTACGCCGACTACCTGGTCGTGAACGTGTCGTCCCCGAACACCCCGGGGCTGCGGAATCTACAGGCCACGGAGTCCCTGCGGCCCCTGCTGAGCGCCGTGCGCGAGGCCGCCGACCGTACGGTCCCCTCGCGTCGTGTCCCGCTCCTGGTGAAGATCGCGCCCGACCTCGCCGACGAGGACGTCGACGCCGTCGCCGACCTGGCCGTCGAGCTCGGTCTGGACGGGATCATCGCCACGAACACCACCATCGCGCGCGAGGGTCTGGGTCTGACGTCCGAACCCTCGCTGGTGAAGGAGACCGGCGGATTGTCCGGGGCGCCCCTGAAGGCGCGCTCGCTGGAGGTGCTCAGGCGCCTCTACGCGCGCGTGGGCGACCGGATCACCCTCGTCGGCGTCGGCGGCATCGAGAACGCCGAGGACGCCTGGCAGCGCATCCTCGCCGGTGCCACGCTCGTACAGGGCTACAGCGCGTTCATCTACGAAGGGCCCTTCTGGGGCCGAGCCATCCACAAGGGACTCGCCGCGCGTCTGCGCACGAGCCCGTACGCCACGCTCGCCGACGCCGTCGGCGCCGATGTGAGGGAGACCGCATGA
- the carB gene encoding carbamoyl-phosphate synthase large subunit — MPKRTDIQSVLVIGSGPIVIGQAAEFDYSGTQACRILRAEGLRVILVNSNPATIMTDPEIADATYVEPITPEFVEKIIAKERPDALLPTLGGQTALNTAISLHEAGTLEKYGVELIGANVEAINKGEDRDLFKEVVEEVRKKIGHGESARSVICHSMDDVLGGVETLGGYPVVVRPSFTMGGAGSGFAHDEEELRRIAGQGLTLSPTTEVLLEESILGWKEYELELMRDTNDNVVVVCSIENFDPMGVHTGDSITVAPAMTLTDREYQRLRDIGIAIIREVGVDTGGCNIQFAINPEDGRVIVIEMNPRVSRSSALASKATGFPIAKIAAKLAVGYTLDEIPNDITQETPASFEPTLDYVVVKAPRFAFEKFPQADSTLTTTMKSVGEAMAIGRNFTEAFQKALRSLEKKGSQFTFVGDPGDKAALLAESVRPTDGRINTVMQAIRAGATPEEVFEYTKIDPWFVDQLFLIKEIADELAEAPELTPELLAEAKRHGFSDQQIGEIRGLREDVVREVRHALGIRPVYKTVDTCAAEFAAKTPYFYSSYDEETEVAPREKPAVIILGSGPNRIGQGIEFDYSCVHASFALSDAGYETVMVNCNPETVSTDYDTSDRLYFEPLTLEDVLEIVHAESLAGPIAGVVVQLGGQTPLGLAQALKDNGVPIVGTSPEAIHAAEDRGAFGRVLAEAGLPAPKHGTATTFAEAKAIADEIGYPVLVRPSYVLGGRGMEIVYDETRLASYIAESTEISPSRPVLVDRFLDDAIEIDVDALYDGTELYLGGVMEHIEEAGIHSGDSACALPPITLGGFDIKRLRASTEAIAKGVGVRGLINIQFAMAGDILYVLEANPRASRTVPFTSKATAVPLAKAAARISLGATIAELRAEGLLPANSDGGELPFDAPISVKEAVMPWSRFRDVHGRGVDTVLGPEMRSTGEVMGIDAVFGTAYAKSQAGAYGPLPTKGRAFISVANRDKRSMIFPARELVAHGFELLATSGTAEVLKRNGINATIVRKQSEGTGPNGEKTIVQLIHDGEVDLIVNTPYGTGGRLDGYEIRTAAVARSVPCLTTVQALAAAVQGIDALNHGDVGVRSLQEHAEHLTAARD; from the coding sequence GTGCCTAAGCGCACCGATATCCAGTCCGTCCTGGTCATCGGCTCCGGCCCGATCGTCATCGGCCAGGCCGCCGAGTTCGACTACTCCGGCACCCAGGCATGCCGCATCCTGCGCGCCGAGGGCCTCCGCGTCATCCTCGTCAACTCCAACCCGGCGACGATCATGACCGACCCGGAGATCGCCGACGCCACGTACGTCGAGCCGATCACCCCGGAGTTCGTCGAGAAGATCATCGCCAAGGAGCGCCCCGACGCCCTGCTGCCCACCCTGGGCGGCCAGACGGCCCTCAACACGGCCATCTCGCTGCACGAGGCGGGCACGCTGGAGAAGTACGGCGTCGAGCTGATCGGCGCCAACGTCGAGGCCATCAACAAGGGCGAGGACCGCGACCTGTTCAAGGAGGTCGTCGAGGAGGTCCGCAAGAAGATCGGGCACGGCGAGTCCGCCCGCTCGGTCATCTGCCACTCCATGGACGACGTCCTCGGCGGCGTCGAGACCCTCGGCGGCTACCCGGTCGTGGTCCGCCCGTCCTTCACCATGGGCGGCGCCGGCTCCGGCTTCGCCCACGACGAGGAGGAGCTGCGCCGCATCGCCGGTCAGGGCCTCACGCTCTCGCCGACCACCGAGGTGCTCCTGGAGGAGTCGATCCTCGGCTGGAAGGAGTACGAGCTGGAGCTGATGCGCGACACGAACGACAACGTCGTGGTCGTCTGCTCCATCGAGAACTTCGACCCCATGGGCGTGCACACCGGCGACTCGATCACCGTCGCCCCGGCCATGACGCTCACCGACCGCGAGTACCAGCGGCTGCGCGACATCGGTATCGCGATCATCCGTGAGGTCGGCGTCGACACCGGTGGCTGCAACATCCAGTTCGCGATCAACCCCGAGGACGGTCGCGTGATCGTCATCGAGATGAACCCGCGCGTGTCGCGGTCCTCGGCGCTCGCCTCCAAGGCGACCGGCTTCCCGATCGCCAAGATCGCCGCCAAGCTGGCCGTCGGCTACACGCTGGACGAGATCCCCAACGACATCACGCAGGAGACCCCGGCCTCCTTCGAGCCGACGCTCGACTACGTGGTCGTGAAGGCCCCGCGCTTCGCCTTCGAGAAGTTCCCGCAGGCCGACTCCACGCTGACCACGACCATGAAGTCGGTCGGCGAGGCCATGGCCATCGGCCGCAACTTCACCGAGGCCTTCCAGAAGGCGCTGCGCTCGCTGGAGAAGAAGGGCAGCCAGTTCACCTTCGTCGGCGACCCGGGCGACAAGGCGGCCCTGCTCGCGGAGTCCGTCCGGCCCACCGACGGCCGCATCAACACCGTCATGCAGGCCATCCGCGCGGGCGCCACGCCGGAGGAGGTCTTCGAGTACACGAAGATCGACCCCTGGTTCGTCGACCAGCTCTTCCTCATCAAGGAGATCGCCGACGAGCTCGCCGAGGCCCCGGAGCTCACCCCCGAGCTGCTGGCCGAGGCCAAGCGGCACGGCTTCTCCGACCAGCAGATCGGCGAGATCCGCGGCCTGCGCGAGGACGTCGTCCGCGAGGTCCGGCACGCGCTCGGCATCCGCCCGGTCTACAAGACGGTCGACACCTGCGCCGCCGAGTTCGCGGCCAAGACGCCGTACTTCTACTCGTCCTACGACGAGGAGACCGAGGTCGCGCCGCGCGAGAAGCCGGCGGTCATCATCCTGGGCTCCGGCCCCAACCGCATCGGCCAGGGCATCGAGTTCGACTACTCCTGCGTCCACGCCTCCTTCGCGCTCAGCGACGCCGGGTACGAGACCGTGATGGTCAACTGCAACCCCGAGACCGTCTCCACGGACTACGACACCTCCGACCGCCTGTACTTCGAGCCGCTGACGCTGGAAGACGTGCTGGAGATCGTCCACGCGGAGTCCCTCGCGGGCCCCATCGCCGGTGTCGTCGTCCAGCTGGGCGGCCAGACCCCGCTGGGCCTGGCGCAGGCGCTCAAGGACAACGGCGTGCCGATCGTCGGCACCTCGCCGGAGGCCATCCACGCGGCCGAGGACCGGGGCGCCTTCGGGCGCGTGCTCGCCGAGGCGGGCCTCCCGGCCCCCAAGCACGGCACGGCCACCACCTTCGCCGAGGCCAAGGCCATCGCCGACGAGATCGGCTACCCGGTCCTCGTCCGGCCGTCGTACGTCCTCGGCGGCCGCGGCATGGAGATCGTCTACGACGAGACCCGCCTCGCCTCCTACATCGCCGAGTCGACCGAGATCAGCCCCTCGCGGCCGGTCCTCGTCGACCGCTTCCTCGACGACGCCATCGAGATCGACGTCGACGCGCTCTACGACGGCACCGAGCTCTACCTCGGCGGCGTCATGGAGCACATCGAGGAGGCCGGCATCCACTCCGGCGACTCGGCGTGCGCGCTGCCCCCGATCACGCTGGGCGGCTTCGACATCAAGCGCCTGCGGGCCTCCACGGAGGCCATCGCGAAGGGCGTCGGGGTCCGCGGCCTGATCAACATCCAGTTCGCGATGGCCGGCGACATCCTCTACGTCCTGGAGGCCAACCCGCGCGCGTCCCGCACCGTCCCCTTCACCTCGAAGGCGACCGCGGTACCGCTGGCCAAGGCCGCCGCCCGCATCTCGCTCGGCGCGACCATCGCCGAGCTGCGCGCCGAGGGTCTGCTTCCGGCCAACAGCGACGGCGGCGAGCTGCCGTTCGACGCGCCGATCTCCGTCAAGGAGGCCGTCATGCCGTGGTCGCGCTTCCGCGACGTCCACGGCCGCGGCGTCGACACGGTCCTCGGCCCGGAGATGCGCTCCACCGGCGAGGTCATGGGCATCGACGCCGTCTTCGGCACGGCGTACGCCAAGTCGCAGGCGGGTGCCTACGGCCCGCTGCCCACCAAGGGCCGCGCGTTCATCTCGGTCGCCAACCGCGACAAGCGGTCGATGATCTTCCCGGCGCGCGAGCTGGTCGCCCACGGCTTCGAGCTGCTCGCCACCTCCGGCACCGCCGAGGTCCTCAAGCGCAACGGCATCAACGCCACGATCGTGCGCAAGCAGTCCGAGGGCACCGGTCCGAACGGCGAGAAGACCATCGTCCAGCTCATCCACGACGGCGAGGTCGACCTCATCGTCAACACCCCGTACGGCACGGGCGGCCGCCTCGACGGCTACGAGATCCGTACGGCGGCCGTGGCGCGGTCGGTGCCGTGCCTGACGACGGTCCAGGCGCTCGCCGCGGCCGTCCAGGGCATCGACGCCCTCAACCACGGTGACGTGGGCGTCCGTTCGCTCCAGGAACACGCGGAACACCTGACCGCGGCCCGCGACTAG
- the carA gene encoding glutamine-hydrolyzing carbamoyl-phosphate synthase small subunit, with product MTTSTRGASKVPAVLVLEDGRIFRGRAYGAVGVTFGEAVFSTGMTGYQETLTDPSYHRQVVVMTAPHVGNTGVNDEDPESKQIWVAGYVVRDPARVPSNWRSRRSLDEELRNQGVVGISGIDTRALTRHLRERGAMRVGIFSGNALPDEGTMLTEVRQAPEMKGADLSAEVATKEAYVVPAIGEKKFTVAAVDLGIKGMTPHRMAERGIEVHVLPATATVEDVYAVNPDGVFFSNGPGDPATADHAVSVMQGVLERRTPLFGICFGNQILGRSLGFGTYKLKYGHRGINQPVQDRTTGKVEVTAHNHGFAVDAPLDKVSDTPYGRAEVSHVCLNDNVVEGLQLLDQPAFSVQYHPEAAAGPHDAAYLFDRFVSLMEGQRA from the coding sequence ATGACGACCTCCACAAGGGGAGCCTCGAAGGTTCCCGCGGTACTCGTCCTGGAGGACGGCCGGATCTTCCGCGGCCGCGCCTACGGGGCCGTGGGGGTGACCTTCGGCGAGGCGGTGTTCTCCACCGGCATGACCGGTTACCAGGAGACCCTCACCGACCCGTCGTACCACCGCCAGGTCGTCGTGATGACCGCCCCGCACGTCGGCAACACCGGTGTCAACGACGAGGACCCGGAGAGCAAGCAGATCTGGGTCGCCGGATACGTCGTGCGCGACCCCGCGCGCGTGCCGTCCAACTGGCGCTCACGCCGCTCCCTCGACGAGGAGCTGCGCAACCAGGGTGTCGTCGGCATCTCCGGCATCGACACGCGCGCGTTGACGCGCCATCTGCGGGAGCGCGGCGCGATGCGCGTCGGCATCTTCTCCGGCAACGCGCTGCCCGACGAGGGCACCATGCTCACCGAGGTGCGCCAGGCCCCCGAGATGAAGGGCGCCGACCTCTCCGCGGAGGTCGCCACCAAGGAGGCGTACGTCGTCCCGGCGATCGGCGAGAAGAAGTTCACCGTCGCCGCCGTCGACCTCGGCATCAAGGGCATGACCCCGCACCGGATGGCCGAGCGCGGCATCGAGGTGCACGTGCTGCCGGCCACGGCGACCGTCGAGGACGTCTACGCCGTCAACCCCGACGGTGTCTTCTTCTCCAACGGCCCCGGCGACCCGGCCACCGCCGACCACGCCGTCTCCGTGATGCAGGGCGTGCTGGAGCGCAGGACGCCGCTGTTCGGCATCTGCTTCGGCAACCAGATCCTCGGCCGCTCGCTCGGCTTCGGCACCTACAAGCTGAAGTACGGCCACCGCGGCATCAACCAGCCGGTGCAGGACCGTACGACCGGCAAGGTCGAGGTCACCGCGCACAACCACGGCTTCGCCGTCGACGCCCCGCTCGACAAGGTGTCCGACACCCCCTACGGCCGCGCCGAGGTCTCCCACGTCTGCCTCAACGACAACGTGGTGGAGGGCCTCCAGCTGCTCGACCAGCCGGCCTTCAGCGTCCAGTACCACCCCGAAGCGGCAGCGGGCCCGCACGACGCCGCCTACCTGTTCGACCGCTTCGTTTCCCTGATGGAGGGCCAGCGTGCCTAA